The Tursiops truncatus isolate mTurTru1 chromosome 6, mTurTru1.mat.Y, whole genome shotgun sequence genome includes a window with the following:
- the NIPSNAP3A gene encoding protein NipSnap homolog 3A isoform X1, with product MLALRRSLTKALAARTQAPQVCSSFATGPRQYDGTFYEFRTCYVKPSKMNEFLENVKKNIHLRTAHSELVGFWTVEFGGRMNKVFHVWKYDNFAHRTEVQKALAKDKEWQEQFLIPNLALIDKQESEITYLVPWCKLEKPPKEGVYELATFQMKPGGPALWGDPFKRAVHTHVNQGYTKLVGVFHAEYGILNRVHVLWWNESADSRAAGRHQSHEDPRVVAAVRESVNFLGSQQNMLLIPMSFSPLK from the exons ATGCTTGCCCTCCGAAGGAGCCTGACTAAGGCTCTGGCCGCTCGAACGCAGGCGCCTCAG GTGTGCTCATCTTTTGCTACAGGCCCCAGACAATACGATGGAACATTCTATGAATTTCGTACCTGTTATGTTAAGCCCTCAAAGATGAATGAGTTCCtggaaaatgttaagaaaaacatTCATCTTCGGACAGCTCACTCTGAATTGGTTGGATTCTGGACTGTAGAATTTGGAGGCAGAATGAATAAAGTGTTTCATGTTTGGAAGTATG ACAATTTTGCTCATCGAACTGAAGTTCAGAAAGCCTTGGCCAAAGATAAGGAATGGCAAGAACAATTTCTCATTCCAAATTTGGCTCTTATTGATAAACAAGAGAGTGAAATTACTTATCTGGTGCCATGGTGCAAATTAGAAAAACCTCCAAAAGAAG GAGTCTATGAACTGGCTACTTTTCAGATGAAACCTGGTGGGCCAGCTCTGTGGGGTGACCCATTTAAAAGGGCAGTTCATACACATGTCAATCAAGGCTACACAAAATTAGTTGGAGTGTTCCATGCAGAATATGGAATACTCAACAGAG tTCATGTTCTTTGGTGGAACGAGAGTGCGGATAGCCGAGCAGCTGGGAGACACCAGTCTCATGAGGATCCCAGAGTTGTGGCAGCTG ttcgGGAGAGTGTTAACTTCCTTGGGTCTCAGCAGAATATGCTTCTGATTCCTATGTCATTTTCACCATTGAAATAG
- the NIPSNAP3A gene encoding protein NipSnap homolog 3A isoform X2, whose translation MNEFLENVKKNIHLRTAHSELVGFWTVEFGGRMNKVFHVWKYDNFAHRTEVQKALAKDKEWQEQFLIPNLALIDKQESEITYLVPWCKLEKPPKEGVYELATFQMKPGGPALWGDPFKRAVHTHVNQGYTKLVGVFHAEYGILNRVHVLWWNESADSRAAGRHQSHEDPRVVAAVRESVNFLGSQQNMLLIPMSFSPLK comes from the exons ATGAATGAGTTCCtggaaaatgttaagaaaaacatTCATCTTCGGACAGCTCACTCTGAATTGGTTGGATTCTGGACTGTAGAATTTGGAGGCAGAATGAATAAAGTGTTTCATGTTTGGAAGTATG ACAATTTTGCTCATCGAACTGAAGTTCAGAAAGCCTTGGCCAAAGATAAGGAATGGCAAGAACAATTTCTCATTCCAAATTTGGCTCTTATTGATAAACAAGAGAGTGAAATTACTTATCTGGTGCCATGGTGCAAATTAGAAAAACCTCCAAAAGAAG GAGTCTATGAACTGGCTACTTTTCAGATGAAACCTGGTGGGCCAGCTCTGTGGGGTGACCCATTTAAAAGGGCAGTTCATACACATGTCAATCAAGGCTACACAAAATTAGTTGGAGTGTTCCATGCAGAATATGGAATACTCAACAGAG tTCATGTTCTTTGGTGGAACGAGAGTGCGGATAGCCGAGCAGCTGGGAGACACCAGTCTCATGAGGATCCCAGAGTTGTGGCAGCTG ttcgGGAGAGTGTTAACTTCCTTGGGTCTCAGCAGAATATGCTTCTGATTCCTATGTCATTTTCACCATTGAAATAG